Genomic segment of Serinicoccus hydrothermalis:
GGCTCACCGCTGCCGGCCTCCTGCAGTACGTAGGCGCCGCGGGCGGTCCCCTCGGCCGACTCCATGACGTCCCGGTCGAAGACCGGCAGGTTCTGCCGGCTCAGCACCAGCGCGGCGGGGTGGTCCTGGATGCCGAGGACCGTGCGCCAGGCGACGGCCGTCTCGTTGGCGTCCGCCGGGCGGACGACGTCCAGGCCCGGGATGGCCCGCAGCGCGGCCAGGTGCTCCACGGGCTGGTGGGTCGGTCCGTCCTCCCCGAGCCCGATGCTGTCGTGCGTCCAGACGTAGATCGGGTTGATCTCCTGGATGGCCGCGAGCCGCAGCGAGGGGCGCATGTAGTCGGAGAAGGTGAGGAAGGTGCCGCCGTAGGGCCGCGTGAGCCCCTCCAGGCAGATCCCGTTGAGCATCATGCCCATGCCGTTCTCACGGATCCCGAAGTGCATGGTCCGGCCGTACTCGTCGCCGGGGAACATGTCGGTGGACTTCGAGGAGGGCACGAAGCTGGGCACGCCCTTCATCGTGGTGTTGTTGGAGCCGGCCAGGTCGGCCGACCCGCCCCACAGCTCCGGCATGACGTCGGCCAGCGCGGTGAGCACCTCGCCGGAGGCCTTGCGGGTGGCCATCCCCTTCTCGTCGGCGGGGAAGGTCGGCAGCGCGTCGTCGAGGCCCGCGGGCAGCTCGCGCGCGCGGACCCGGTCGAGCAGCTCGGCCCGCTCGGGGTTGGCCGAGCGCCAGGCCTGGTATGCCTCGTCCCAGGTCGCGTGGGCCTCCTTGCCGCGCTCCTTCACACGGCGGGCGTGGGCGAGGACCTCGTCCTCGACCTCGAAGGTGCGCCGGGCGTCGAAGCCGAGCAGCTTCTTCGTGGCCGACACCTCCTCGGTGCCCAGGGCCGAGCCGTGGGCGGCGCCGGTGTCCCGGGCCTCCGGTGCGGGCCAGGCGATGATGGTGCGCAGCAGCACCAGCGTGGGGCGGTCGGTGCGAGCACGGGCGGCCTGGAGCGCGGCGTAGAGCTCGTCGACGTTCTCGGTGTAGGGCTGCGTGGCGCGCCAGTCGACCACCTCGGTGGCCCAGCCGTAGGCCTCGTAGCGCTTCGCCACGTCCTCGCTGAAGGAGATGTCCGTGTCGTCCTCGATGGAGATGTAGTTCTGGTCGTAGATGACCGTGAGGTTGGACAGCTCCTGGTGGCCCGCGAGCGAGCTGGCCTCGGAGGAGACGCCCTCCATGATGTCGCCGTCGGAGGCGATGACCCAGATCTGGTGGTCGAAAGGGGACTCGCCCGGTGCCGCCTCCGGGTCGAAGAGCCCGCGCTCGCGGCGCTGGGCCATGGCCATACCGACGGCCGAGGCCAGGCCGGAGCCCAGCGGGCCGGTGGTGATCTCGACCCCGTCGGTGTGGTGCACCTCGGGGTGGCCGGGGGTCTTGGAGCCCCAGGTCCGCAGCGCCTCCAGGTCCTCCAGCTCGAGCCCGTAGCCGGACAGGTAGAGCTGGATGTACTGCGTGAGGCTGGAGTGGCCGGCGGACAGCACGAACCGGTCGCGCCCCAGCCAGTGCGGGTCGCTCGGGTCGTGGGTCATGACGTTCTGGTAGAGCAGGTAGGCCAGGGGCGCGAGGCTCATCGCGGTGCCCGGGTGGCCGCTGCCGCACTTCTCGACCGCGTCCGCGGCCAGCAGCCGGACGGTGTCCACCGCCCGCACGTCGGCGTCGGTCCAGCCGACCTGGGAGCAGAGCGGTCGGGCGAGCTGGTCGTCGCGACCAGCGGTGTAGTTCTCGGTGGAGGTGCTCACTGATGGATCTCCTGACGATGCGTGAACTCGTGGCCGGGGCGCCCGCCTCGACGCCCCCGGGTACACCACCGACCTTAGTCCCTCCGCGTCACCTCGCGAGCGGGGGCGGCCAGCGGTCCCTCCCGGCGTCGGCGCTCCCCGACGAGCGGTAGGATGGCGGGTGCGAAGGGGGCGCCACGAGCGCCCAGCGACCTGCACCCCGACCCGCACGAAGGACACCGTGACCACGCTCGATCCACGCCCCGCGCGAGGGGACCGCGGAGACGCCGGGGCCGGTCCCGGCCCGGCACGCAGGTGGCGGGACGTGCTGCGGGACTACGTCTCGCTGACCAAGCCGCGGATCATCGAGCTGCTCCTCGTCACGACCTTCCCCGTGATGTTCCTGGCCGAGCGGGGCATCCCCCCGGTCTGGCTCATCGTCGCCACGCTGGTCGGCGGCACGCTCGCGGCCGCCTCGGCCAACGTCCTCAACTGCTACCTGGACCGCGACATCGACGCGCAGATGCACCGCACCTCCACGCGTCCCCTGGTCACCGGCGCGATCGCGCCGTCGCACGCGCTGGTCTTCGGCGCCGTGCTCGGGGTGGCCGCGGTCCTGTGGCTCGGCCTCGTCGTCAACTGGCTGTCCTCCGCGCTGGCCCTCGGGGCGATCGCGCTCTACGTC
This window contains:
- the tkt gene encoding transketolase: MSTSTENYTAGRDDQLARPLCSQVGWTDADVRAVDTVRLLAADAVEKCGSGHPGTAMSLAPLAYLLYQNVMTHDPSDPHWLGRDRFVLSAGHSSLTQYIQLYLSGYGLELEDLEALRTWGSKTPGHPEVHHTDGVEITTGPLGSGLASAVGMAMAQRRERGLFDPEAAPGESPFDHQIWVIASDGDIMEGVSSEASSLAGHQELSNLTVIYDQNYISIEDDTDISFSEDVAKRYEAYGWATEVVDWRATQPYTENVDELYAALQAARARTDRPTLVLLRTIIAWPAPEARDTGAAHGSALGTEEVSATKKLLGFDARRTFEVEDEVLAHARRVKERGKEAHATWDEAYQAWRSANPERAELLDRVRARELPAGLDDALPTFPADEKGMATRKASGEVLTALADVMPELWGGSADLAGSNNTTMKGVPSFVPSSKSTDMFPGDEYGRTMHFGIRENGMGMMLNGICLEGLTRPYGGTFLTFSDYMRPSLRLAAIQEINPIYVWTHDSIGLGEDGPTHQPVEHLAALRAIPGLDVVRPADANETAVAWRTVLGIQDHPAALVLSRQNLPVFDRDVMESAEGTARGAYVLQEAGSGEPEVILVATGSEVQFAVEARERLEADGVATRVVSMPCREWFAQQDRAYREQVLPPRVRARVSVEAAVGQGWREVVGDAGRLISLEHYGASADYQRLYDEFGITADAIVTAARDSITDTTREPVPGGAEVPDEGGSETVGA